Within the Pseudonocardia sp. HH130630-07 genome, the region GCGGATGCTTCTCCGGGCGCCCTCCGGTCTCCGGCGCGGGCAACAAAAGCTCGACCACCGCCCACTGCTCGTCACTGGTGTCCGACGGGTACCGCCTACGACGTCGAGTCATCACCACCCACAGTGGATCACCACGGGCCTGTGGTCACGCAGACACGCCAACCCTTCTCAAACACACTCTCAGCGAGGACTGCGAAGCGCCAGATGTTGCTGGCGCTCTGCGAAATGGATTCTGGCGCACTTTGCGTGATCGGCGGTGTCCTGGTCAGTTCGCGTGGAGGACACGGGTGCGGAGGAGGTCGAAGTTGGCGCGTCCGAACATCTGCCGCTTCAGCATTTTGATCTTGTTGACGGTGCCCTCGACCCGGCCGGAGCTGTGCTCGAGGGTCAGACCGGCGCGGACGGCGTCGTAGTCACGGCGCAGCCCGGTGGTGAACCGGTGTAGCTCGGGCAGGTCGGTGGTCTCGACCGCGGCCAGCCAGTCGTCGCCGGGGCCTTCGAGGCCTGGCCGTAGGCGGTCTCCTCGGCCGAGAGCGGCCCGCCGTCGAGGTCGGTGACGGGTACCAGCCCGCCCGCCGCGACCGCGGCGGTGAGTTCGCGGGGCTGGCAATCGGACACGGTCAGTGACGGTAGCGGGCCGGTCCGGCTCCACCTGGGACCCGCGCCGTGGCGACGCCGTACCGGCGTCGTCACGGAGGCGGGCGCCTCAGTAAGGGCTCGAACTGCGCTGGTCGATGACCCGGGCCGGTCGAGGTAGGTCTCGACGACGTCGGCGCCGGGCTCGGCGCGCAGCCAGGCCAGCACCGCGGAGGCATCCAGCGCTGCGGGGCCGGCGCCGGGGAGTCCGCCCCGCCGGGGTCTACTCGGCTCCGGCGCGCAGCGCCTCCGCGATCTTCTCGATGTCGGCGAGCTGCCCGGTGGCCACGGCGAGCACCAAGCCCACAGCGTCGTCGTTGTAGATCGTGAGCCGCTCGTTGTTGAGCCGCAGGAAAGCGTAGGTCGCCGCGAGCGCGGTCCGCTTGTTGCCGTCCACGAACGCGTGGTTGGTGGCGAGGGACTGGAGTAGTGCGGCGGCCTTCGTCCAGACGTCGGGGTAGGCGTCCTGCCCGAACGCGGACGCCTGCGGCCGGTACAGGGCGGACTCGACGAGGCCCCAGTCCCGGACGTGGAGCTGCCCGTGCTCGACGGCGAGGCGGCCGTAGTAGAGGAGCTGCTCCGTCGTCAGGTAGCGGGTCACAGGTCAGCGAGGCGCCGGAACGCCGGGCCGTACTCGCGGAGCATGTCCGCGGCGATGGCCTGGTCATCCTCGGACACGCCGATGGGCCCGCCGTCCTGGTCGGCGGCGATGTCCTCGCTGTCCTGCCGGGGCTGAGGGAAGAATCCCTGGCGCTCGCTGGCCGCAGCTGTCTCGTCGCGGGGGGTGCGGTCGGTCCGGGCCATGCGGAAAGAGTACAGCTGCACGACGACACCCCCCCAGCCCGGTTTGTTGGGTGAGGGCCGTGCCGTTGCTGCTCAGGCGCCGTGGCGGCGGCCGCCGAGACCTCAGTCGTTCAGATCCCGGACGACGATCCGGCGGAGCAGCAGGAGCCGCAGCGCGCCCACCACCACGATGATCAGCGCGAGAGTGGTGCCGCCGTTGACGGCCGCCGCCGTCCAGGCGTGGTCGAAGCGGTCGTAGCCGCCGAACAGGCGTATCCCCAGCAGCGCCCCAGGCCAGGACTGTGTAGTAGATCCAGCCCTTCAGCTCGCGCAGGAGGGTGACGATGTCCAGGGCCCGGTGGATCCCGATCCGGACGGTCTCCGGCCGGTCGTGGCGCGGTGCGCTGGCCACGGTCAGGACTCGCAGTCGGCGATGTCGTGGGTGGAGAGCAGGTCGGCGCCGTCGAGGTCGAGCGTCCAGAACCGCTCGTGCGGGGCACCCCACTGCGCGGCCGAGGCACAGCACCAGCAGCGCTGGACCGCGAACAGCTCACCCGCGGTGAGCCGGTGCCGGCGGGCGAAGACCTCGTCCACCGCGGTGTGCGGATCGGGCCGGAGCGACCGCGGGGTCCCGGCGGTACCGGACCGGTCCGGCAGGGTAGTGCGCAGCGAGCAGGTGGCGGTGTCGTGGCGGGCGAAGAAGCCGGGGTCGTCGTCCCAGAACCGGTCGGGGGCGACGGCCGGCATCCGGACCGCGCTGGCGCAGATCCAGACATCAGCGAGGGTCCGCAGGACGTCGGCGGGCAACAGGTGGCGGTGCACCCACAGCTCGCTCAGGTCGGCGGGAAGCGACGCCGGGCGCGCGGGGTAGACGGTCGATCCGTGCGGTGTGGACATGTCCGTGCTCCCTGCCTCGTTGAGCGAACGGGTGCGGTGCCGGTGCCCGGGGTCTACCGGATGGGTACGACAGTCACGCCGACGTCGAGGGCGGTCCAGGCGGTGTCGGCGGTGATCGCCGGGCCGTCGAGGCGGGTGGCCAGGGCCAGGCAGCATCGGTCGCCCAGGGACAGCCCGGCCGCGCGGGTGGCCGGCCACAGGGTCGCCGCGGTGACGGCGTCGGCGGCGGTGACCGGTTCGGCGCGGATCCCCAGGGTCCGCAGCTGGCGCAGGGTGCGGTCGGCGTCGACGCCGCGCTGGGCCAGCTTCTGGTAGACCTCCGAGAGGTTCACCGCCGAGAGCACCGCCGCGTCGAGGTAGGTCTCGACGACCTCGGCGCCGGGCTCGGCGCGCAGCCAGGCCAGCACCGCGGAGGCATCCAGGACCGCAGGGCCAGAGACCGAGCCAGGGATCGAGCCGGGGGCCGGGTCGGGGGCAGCGGAGCCCGCTTCGTCGCCTGCGCTCACCGGGCGTCCTCGGCGGCCGCGTCGGCGCGGCGCTCGGCGAGCAGCTCGTCGGT harbors:
- a CDS encoding type II toxin-antitoxin system death-on-curing family toxin, coding for MTRYLTTEQLLYYGRLAVEHGQLHVRDWGLVESALYRPQASAFGQDAYPDVWTKAAALLQSLATNHAFVDGNKRTALAATYAFLRLNNERLTIYNDDAVGLVLAVATGQLADIEKIAEALRAGAE
- a CDS encoding type II toxin-antitoxin system VapC family toxin, producing MPGSVSGPAVLDASAVLAWLRAEPGAEVVETYLDAAVLSAVNLSEVYQKLAQRGVDADRTLRQLRTLGIRAEPVTAADAVTAATLWPATRAAGLSLGDRCCLALATRLDGPAITADTAWTALDVGVTVVPIR